One genomic window of Scatophagus argus isolate fScaArg1 chromosome 16, fScaArg1.pri, whole genome shotgun sequence includes the following:
- the LOC124072641 gene encoding xylosyltransferase 1-like isoform X3 codes for MNGNPCARKLARRSKSALLVAALAVLLVQTLIVWNFSSLDSAGGDGGARSREKREDRAAGLNKADWEPPRRALQKRGDPPPPLGKAAVRHKLQAEVHRTHRPKEKLRLDSNNNENSVPKDFDTIDSNSNLGARSQRQRVPVANTKRKLEKAQAQGMLGKSANEVLKVPPVQSRGMGHNYNRSHIRKPHPQVPTVSAPVLGSNQDPPFYQAKTSATQLPPGSEPRKEQLQCEISGKEAISALSRAKSRECRQQIVEVYCKHKERALMPEKVPRYCPVEGKTNVNVQWDEDPSGAAQVVPARIAFVLVVHGRASRQFQRLFKAIYHTSHYYYIHVDQRSNYLHREVLSLASQYPNVRVTPWRMSTIWGGASLLTMYLRSMEDLLKMADWSWDFFINLSAADYPIRTNEQLVAFLSKYRNMNFIKSHGRDNARFIRKQGLDRLFYECDTHMWRLGDRKIPEGIAVDGGSDWFLVNRAFVDYVVNSQDELVTSMKRFYAYTLLPAESFFHTVLENSVHCESMVDNNLRLTNWNRKLGCKCQYKHIVDWCGCSPNDFKPSDLPRFQASRPTFFARKFEASVSQDIINQLDSYLFGTYPSGTPNLQAYWENIYEEETDGLASLSDSALSHYHAFARMGLTRAASSLQGRPSDNSCRYVAMSHPVSVHLYFLSDKFQGYLVRHVATNRASTQLESLETWVTPRDHFTLASPPHPTNRLQHVQVGTDWDPKERLFRNWGGLVGPEDEPVAVQRWSRGQSNLTATVVWIDPTNVIAATYDILVDASAEVTHYRPPLTLPLRPGLWTLRVLHHWNPLGQTRFIVAPLEFHRQQPLQQEDALRLHGGPARNSYMEQSFHGLNPVLRLPVSLGAVEEAEANAGLTGAPLRRWLDRLLEGHWSAADVCSSGPSACPVMQRCRLAAWSSASPDPKSELKPPREDGRIR; via the exons ATGAACGGTAACCCGTGTGCCCGCAAGCTGGCCCGCCGCTCCAAGTCCGCCCTCCTGGTCGCCGCTCTGGCCGTCCTGTTGGTCCAGACTCTTATCGTTTGGAACTTCAGCAGCCTGGACTCTGCAGGCGGGGACGGAGGCGCCAGGAGCcgggagaagagagaggaccGAGCCGCGGGGCTCAACAAAGCCGACTGGGAGCCCCCGCGGAGGGCGCTGCAGAAGAGGGGCGACCCGCCGCCGCCGCTCGGAAAGGCGGCCGTGCGGCACAAGCTACAGGCG GAAGTCCATCGCACCCACCGGCCCAAAGAGAAACTTCGCCTggacagcaacaacaatgagAACTCGGTCCCCAAAGACTTTGACACCATCGACAGCAACAGCAACCTGGGAGCTCGATCTCAACGCCAACGTGTGCCAGTCGCAAACACCAAACGCAAGCTGGAGAAGGCCCAAGCACAGGGCATGTTGGGAAAATCTGCTAACGAGGTCCTCAAGGTCCCTCCTGTTCAATCCAGAGGGATGGGCCACAACTACAACCGCAGCCACATCCGTAAACCCCACCCCCAGGTGCCCACCGTCTCAGCACCGGTCCTGGGGTCCAATCAGGACCCACCGTTCTACCAGGCAAAGACGTCAGCCACTCAGCTGCCGCCTGGTTCAGAGCCGAGGaaggagcagctgcagtgtgagaTCAGCGGGAAGGAGGCCATTTCTGCGCTGTCCAGAGCCAAGAGCCGTGAGTGTCGGCAGCAGATAGTGGAGGTCTACTGCAAACACAAGGAGAGAGCGCTGATGCCCGAGAAGGTGCCTCGCTACTGCCCAGTTGAAG GTAAGACTAATGTGAACGTCCAGTGGGACGAGGACCCTTCCGGTGCTGCCCAGGTCGTGCCTGCACGGATCGCCTTCGTCCTGGTCGTCCACGGACGAGCCTCACGTCAGTTCCAGCGTCTCTTCAAAGCCATTTACCACACCTCACACTACTACTACATCCATGTGGACCAG AGGTCCAACTACCTCCACAGAGAGGTTCTGTCTCTAGCCAGCCAGTATCCCAACGTCCGCGTGACTCCGTGGCGGATGTCCACCATCTGGGGCGGGGCCAGCCTCTTGACTATGTACCTACGCAGCATGGAGGACCTTCTCAAAATGGCTGACTGGTCCTGGGACTTCTTCATCAACCTCAGCGCTGCAGACTACCCAATCAG GACCAATGAACAGCTGGTGGCTTTCCTGTCCAAGTACCGCAACATGAACTTCATCAAATCTCACGGCAGAGACAACGCACG CTTTATCCGTAAACAGGGTCTGGACCGTCTCTTCTACGAGTGTGACACCCACATGTGGCGTCTCGGGGACCGCAAGATCCCAGAGGGCATTGCGGTGGACGGAGGCTCTGATTGGTTCCTGGTCAACCGGGCCTTTGTGGACTATGTGGTCAACTCCCAAGACGAGCTGGTCACCAGCATGAAGCGCTTCTATGCCTACACACTGCTGCCTGcagag TCGTTTTTCCACACGGTGCTGGAGAACAGCGTCCACTGTGAGTCCATGGTGGACAACAACCTGCGGCTCACCAACTGGAACCGCAAACTGGGCTGTAAATGCCAGTACAAGCACATCGTGGACTGGTGTGGCTGCTCGCCCAACGACTTCAAGCCCTCCGACCTGCCGCGCTTTCAG GCATCCAGACCCACCTTCTTTGCCCGGAAGTTTGAGGCCAGCGTCAGTCAGGACATCATCAACCAGCTGGACTCCTACCTGTTTGGGACGTACCCCTCGGGCACCCCGAACCTCCAGGCCTACTGGGAAAACATCTACGAGGAGGAGACGGACGGCCTGGCCAGCCTATCAGACTCCGCACTGAGCCACTACCACGCCTTCGCCCGTATGGGCCTGACCCGCGCCGCCAGCTCGCTGCAGGGCCGCCCCAGCGACAACAGCTGCAG GTACGTGGCCATGAGCCACCCCGTGTCCGTCCACCTCTACTTCCTGTCAGACAAGTTCCAGGGCTACCTGGTGCGTCATGTGGCCACCAACCGAGCGTCCACCCagctggagagcctggagaCGTGGGTGACTCCCAGAGACCACTTCACCCTGGCCAGCCCGCCCCACCCCACCAACAGGCTGCAGCATGTCCAg GTGGGGACAGACTGGGATCCGAAGGAGCGTCTCTTCAGGAACTGGGGGGGTCTCGTGGGGCCCGAGGACGAGCCGGTGGCCGTGCAGCGCTGGAGCCGGGGCCAGAGCAACCTGACGGCCACGGTGGTGTGGATCGACCCCACCAACGTCATCGCCGCCACCTACGACATCCTGGTGGACGCGTCCGCCGAGGTCACCCACTACCGGCCGCCGCTCACCCTGCCTCTGAGGCCCGGCCTGTGGACGCTGAGGGTGCTGCACCACTGGAACCCGCTGGGCCAGACCAGATTCATCGTGGCTCCACTGGAATTCCATCGACAGCAGCCTCTACAGCAAG AAGACGCCCTGCGGCTGCACGGCGGCCCGGCCAGAAACTCCTACATGGAGCAGAGCTTCCACGGCCTGAACCCGGTGCTGCGGCTGCCGGTGAGCCTGGGCGCCGTGGAGGAGGCCGAGGCCAACGCCGGCCTGACGGGGGCGCCGCTGCGTCGCTGGCTGGACCGACTGCTGGAGGGCCACTGGTCAGCCGCAGACGTGTGCTCCTCGGGGCCCAGCGCCTGTCCCGTCATGCAGCGCTGCAGACTCGCCGCGTGGAGCTCGGCCAGTCCGGACCCCAAGTCTGAACTGAAGCCGCCCAGAGAGGACGGACGGATCAGGTAG
- the LOC124072641 gene encoding xylosyltransferase 1-like isoform X2: protein MNGNPCARKLARRSKSALLVAALAVLLVQTLIVWNFSSLDSAGGDGGARSREKREDRAAGLNKADWEPPRRALQKRGDPPPPLGKAAVRHKLQAEVHRTHRPKEKLRLDSNNNENSVPKDFDTIDSNSNLGARSQRQRVPVANTKRKLEKAQAQGMLGKSANEVLKVPPVQSRGMGHNYNRSHIRKPHPQVPTVSAPVLGSNQDPPFYQAKTSATQLPPGSEPRKEQLQCEISGKEAISALSRAKSRECRQQIVEVYCKHKERALMPEKVPRYCPVEGKTNVNVQWDEDPSGAAQVVPARIAFVLVVHGRASRQFQRLFKAIYHTSHYYYIHVDQRSNYLHREVLSLASQYPNVRVTPWRMSTIWGGASLLTMYLRSMEDLLKMADWSWDFFINLSAADYPIRTNEQLVAFLSKYRNMNFIKSHGRDNARFIRKQGLDRLFYECDTHMWRLGDRKIPEGIAVDGGSDWFLVNRAFVDYVVNSQDELVTSMKRFYAYTLLPAESFFHTVLENSVHCESMVDNNLRLTNWNRKLGCKCQYKHIVDWCGCSPNDFKPSDLPRFQQASRPTFFARKFEASVSQDIINQLDSYLFGTYPSGTPNLQAYWENIYEEETDGLASLSDSALSHYHAFARMGLTRAASSLQGRPSDNSCRYVAMSHPVSVHLYFLSDKFQGYLVRHVATNRASTQLESLETWVTPRDHFTLASPPHPTNRLQHVQVGTDWDPKERLFRNWGGLVGPEDEPVAVQRWSRGQSNLTATVVWIDPTNVIAATYDILVDASAEVTHYRPPLTLPLRPGLWTLRVLHHWNPLGQTRFIVAPLEFHRQQPLQQDALRLHGGPARNSYMEQSFHGLNPVLRLPVSLGAVEEAEANAGLTGAPLRRWLDRLLEGHWSAADVCSSGPSACPVMQRCRLAAWSSASPDPKSELKPPREDGRIR, encoded by the exons ATGAACGGTAACCCGTGTGCCCGCAAGCTGGCCCGCCGCTCCAAGTCCGCCCTCCTGGTCGCCGCTCTGGCCGTCCTGTTGGTCCAGACTCTTATCGTTTGGAACTTCAGCAGCCTGGACTCTGCAGGCGGGGACGGAGGCGCCAGGAGCcgggagaagagagaggaccGAGCCGCGGGGCTCAACAAAGCCGACTGGGAGCCCCCGCGGAGGGCGCTGCAGAAGAGGGGCGACCCGCCGCCGCCGCTCGGAAAGGCGGCCGTGCGGCACAAGCTACAGGCG GAAGTCCATCGCACCCACCGGCCCAAAGAGAAACTTCGCCTggacagcaacaacaatgagAACTCGGTCCCCAAAGACTTTGACACCATCGACAGCAACAGCAACCTGGGAGCTCGATCTCAACGCCAACGTGTGCCAGTCGCAAACACCAAACGCAAGCTGGAGAAGGCCCAAGCACAGGGCATGTTGGGAAAATCTGCTAACGAGGTCCTCAAGGTCCCTCCTGTTCAATCCAGAGGGATGGGCCACAACTACAACCGCAGCCACATCCGTAAACCCCACCCCCAGGTGCCCACCGTCTCAGCACCGGTCCTGGGGTCCAATCAGGACCCACCGTTCTACCAGGCAAAGACGTCAGCCACTCAGCTGCCGCCTGGTTCAGAGCCGAGGaaggagcagctgcagtgtgagaTCAGCGGGAAGGAGGCCATTTCTGCGCTGTCCAGAGCCAAGAGCCGTGAGTGTCGGCAGCAGATAGTGGAGGTCTACTGCAAACACAAGGAGAGAGCGCTGATGCCCGAGAAGGTGCCTCGCTACTGCCCAGTTGAAG GTAAGACTAATGTGAACGTCCAGTGGGACGAGGACCCTTCCGGTGCTGCCCAGGTCGTGCCTGCACGGATCGCCTTCGTCCTGGTCGTCCACGGACGAGCCTCACGTCAGTTCCAGCGTCTCTTCAAAGCCATTTACCACACCTCACACTACTACTACATCCATGTGGACCAG AGGTCCAACTACCTCCACAGAGAGGTTCTGTCTCTAGCCAGCCAGTATCCCAACGTCCGCGTGACTCCGTGGCGGATGTCCACCATCTGGGGCGGGGCCAGCCTCTTGACTATGTACCTACGCAGCATGGAGGACCTTCTCAAAATGGCTGACTGGTCCTGGGACTTCTTCATCAACCTCAGCGCTGCAGACTACCCAATCAG GACCAATGAACAGCTGGTGGCTTTCCTGTCCAAGTACCGCAACATGAACTTCATCAAATCTCACGGCAGAGACAACGCACG CTTTATCCGTAAACAGGGTCTGGACCGTCTCTTCTACGAGTGTGACACCCACATGTGGCGTCTCGGGGACCGCAAGATCCCAGAGGGCATTGCGGTGGACGGAGGCTCTGATTGGTTCCTGGTCAACCGGGCCTTTGTGGACTATGTGGTCAACTCCCAAGACGAGCTGGTCACCAGCATGAAGCGCTTCTATGCCTACACACTGCTGCCTGcagag TCGTTTTTCCACACGGTGCTGGAGAACAGCGTCCACTGTGAGTCCATGGTGGACAACAACCTGCGGCTCACCAACTGGAACCGCAAACTGGGCTGTAAATGCCAGTACAAGCACATCGTGGACTGGTGTGGCTGCTCGCCCAACGACTTCAAGCCCTCCGACCTGCCGCGCTTTCAG CAGGCATCCAGACCCACCTTCTTTGCCCGGAAGTTTGAGGCCAGCGTCAGTCAGGACATCATCAACCAGCTGGACTCCTACCTGTTTGGGACGTACCCCTCGGGCACCCCGAACCTCCAGGCCTACTGGGAAAACATCTACGAGGAGGAGACGGACGGCCTGGCCAGCCTATCAGACTCCGCACTGAGCCACTACCACGCCTTCGCCCGTATGGGCCTGACCCGCGCCGCCAGCTCGCTGCAGGGCCGCCCCAGCGACAACAGCTGCAG GTACGTGGCCATGAGCCACCCCGTGTCCGTCCACCTCTACTTCCTGTCAGACAAGTTCCAGGGCTACCTGGTGCGTCATGTGGCCACCAACCGAGCGTCCACCCagctggagagcctggagaCGTGGGTGACTCCCAGAGACCACTTCACCCTGGCCAGCCCGCCCCACCCCACCAACAGGCTGCAGCATGTCCAg GTGGGGACAGACTGGGATCCGAAGGAGCGTCTCTTCAGGAACTGGGGGGGTCTCGTGGGGCCCGAGGACGAGCCGGTGGCCGTGCAGCGCTGGAGCCGGGGCCAGAGCAACCTGACGGCCACGGTGGTGTGGATCGACCCCACCAACGTCATCGCCGCCACCTACGACATCCTGGTGGACGCGTCCGCCGAGGTCACCCACTACCGGCCGCCGCTCACCCTGCCTCTGAGGCCCGGCCTGTGGACGCTGAGGGTGCTGCACCACTGGAACCCGCTGGGCCAGACCAGATTCATCGTGGCTCCACTGGAATTCCATCGACAGCAGCCTCTACAGCAAG ACGCCCTGCGGCTGCACGGCGGCCCGGCCAGAAACTCCTACATGGAGCAGAGCTTCCACGGCCTGAACCCGGTGCTGCGGCTGCCGGTGAGCCTGGGCGCCGTGGAGGAGGCCGAGGCCAACGCCGGCCTGACGGGGGCGCCGCTGCGTCGCTGGCTGGACCGACTGCTGGAGGGCCACTGGTCAGCCGCAGACGTGTGCTCCTCGGGGCCCAGCGCCTGTCCCGTCATGCAGCGCTGCAGACTCGCCGCGTGGAGCTCGGCCAGTCCGGACCCCAAGTCTGAACTGAAGCCGCCCAGAGAGGACGGACGGATCAGGTAG
- the LOC124072641 gene encoding xylosyltransferase 1-like isoform X1, whose protein sequence is MNGNPCARKLARRSKSALLVAALAVLLVQTLIVWNFSSLDSAGGDGGARSREKREDRAAGLNKADWEPPRRALQKRGDPPPPLGKAAVRHKLQAEVHRTHRPKEKLRLDSNNNENSVPKDFDTIDSNSNLGARSQRQRVPVANTKRKLEKAQAQGMLGKSANEVLKVPPVQSRGMGHNYNRSHIRKPHPQVPTVSAPVLGSNQDPPFYQAKTSATQLPPGSEPRKEQLQCEISGKEAISALSRAKSRECRQQIVEVYCKHKERALMPEKVPRYCPVEGKTNVNVQWDEDPSGAAQVVPARIAFVLVVHGRASRQFQRLFKAIYHTSHYYYIHVDQRSNYLHREVLSLASQYPNVRVTPWRMSTIWGGASLLTMYLRSMEDLLKMADWSWDFFINLSAADYPIRTNEQLVAFLSKYRNMNFIKSHGRDNARFIRKQGLDRLFYECDTHMWRLGDRKIPEGIAVDGGSDWFLVNRAFVDYVVNSQDELVTSMKRFYAYTLLPAESFFHTVLENSVHCESMVDNNLRLTNWNRKLGCKCQYKHIVDWCGCSPNDFKPSDLPRFQQASRPTFFARKFEASVSQDIINQLDSYLFGTYPSGTPNLQAYWENIYEEETDGLASLSDSALSHYHAFARMGLTRAASSLQGRPSDNSCRYVAMSHPVSVHLYFLSDKFQGYLVRHVATNRASTQLESLETWVTPRDHFTLASPPHPTNRLQHVQVGTDWDPKERLFRNWGGLVGPEDEPVAVQRWSRGQSNLTATVVWIDPTNVIAATYDILVDASAEVTHYRPPLTLPLRPGLWTLRVLHHWNPLGQTRFIVAPLEFHRQQPLQQEDALRLHGGPARNSYMEQSFHGLNPVLRLPVSLGAVEEAEANAGLTGAPLRRWLDRLLEGHWSAADVCSSGPSACPVMQRCRLAAWSSASPDPKSELKPPREDGRIR, encoded by the exons ATGAACGGTAACCCGTGTGCCCGCAAGCTGGCCCGCCGCTCCAAGTCCGCCCTCCTGGTCGCCGCTCTGGCCGTCCTGTTGGTCCAGACTCTTATCGTTTGGAACTTCAGCAGCCTGGACTCTGCAGGCGGGGACGGAGGCGCCAGGAGCcgggagaagagagaggaccGAGCCGCGGGGCTCAACAAAGCCGACTGGGAGCCCCCGCGGAGGGCGCTGCAGAAGAGGGGCGACCCGCCGCCGCCGCTCGGAAAGGCGGCCGTGCGGCACAAGCTACAGGCG GAAGTCCATCGCACCCACCGGCCCAAAGAGAAACTTCGCCTggacagcaacaacaatgagAACTCGGTCCCCAAAGACTTTGACACCATCGACAGCAACAGCAACCTGGGAGCTCGATCTCAACGCCAACGTGTGCCAGTCGCAAACACCAAACGCAAGCTGGAGAAGGCCCAAGCACAGGGCATGTTGGGAAAATCTGCTAACGAGGTCCTCAAGGTCCCTCCTGTTCAATCCAGAGGGATGGGCCACAACTACAACCGCAGCCACATCCGTAAACCCCACCCCCAGGTGCCCACCGTCTCAGCACCGGTCCTGGGGTCCAATCAGGACCCACCGTTCTACCAGGCAAAGACGTCAGCCACTCAGCTGCCGCCTGGTTCAGAGCCGAGGaaggagcagctgcagtgtgagaTCAGCGGGAAGGAGGCCATTTCTGCGCTGTCCAGAGCCAAGAGCCGTGAGTGTCGGCAGCAGATAGTGGAGGTCTACTGCAAACACAAGGAGAGAGCGCTGATGCCCGAGAAGGTGCCTCGCTACTGCCCAGTTGAAG GTAAGACTAATGTGAACGTCCAGTGGGACGAGGACCCTTCCGGTGCTGCCCAGGTCGTGCCTGCACGGATCGCCTTCGTCCTGGTCGTCCACGGACGAGCCTCACGTCAGTTCCAGCGTCTCTTCAAAGCCATTTACCACACCTCACACTACTACTACATCCATGTGGACCAG AGGTCCAACTACCTCCACAGAGAGGTTCTGTCTCTAGCCAGCCAGTATCCCAACGTCCGCGTGACTCCGTGGCGGATGTCCACCATCTGGGGCGGGGCCAGCCTCTTGACTATGTACCTACGCAGCATGGAGGACCTTCTCAAAATGGCTGACTGGTCCTGGGACTTCTTCATCAACCTCAGCGCTGCAGACTACCCAATCAG GACCAATGAACAGCTGGTGGCTTTCCTGTCCAAGTACCGCAACATGAACTTCATCAAATCTCACGGCAGAGACAACGCACG CTTTATCCGTAAACAGGGTCTGGACCGTCTCTTCTACGAGTGTGACACCCACATGTGGCGTCTCGGGGACCGCAAGATCCCAGAGGGCATTGCGGTGGACGGAGGCTCTGATTGGTTCCTGGTCAACCGGGCCTTTGTGGACTATGTGGTCAACTCCCAAGACGAGCTGGTCACCAGCATGAAGCGCTTCTATGCCTACACACTGCTGCCTGcagag TCGTTTTTCCACACGGTGCTGGAGAACAGCGTCCACTGTGAGTCCATGGTGGACAACAACCTGCGGCTCACCAACTGGAACCGCAAACTGGGCTGTAAATGCCAGTACAAGCACATCGTGGACTGGTGTGGCTGCTCGCCCAACGACTTCAAGCCCTCCGACCTGCCGCGCTTTCAG CAGGCATCCAGACCCACCTTCTTTGCCCGGAAGTTTGAGGCCAGCGTCAGTCAGGACATCATCAACCAGCTGGACTCCTACCTGTTTGGGACGTACCCCTCGGGCACCCCGAACCTCCAGGCCTACTGGGAAAACATCTACGAGGAGGAGACGGACGGCCTGGCCAGCCTATCAGACTCCGCACTGAGCCACTACCACGCCTTCGCCCGTATGGGCCTGACCCGCGCCGCCAGCTCGCTGCAGGGCCGCCCCAGCGACAACAGCTGCAG GTACGTGGCCATGAGCCACCCCGTGTCCGTCCACCTCTACTTCCTGTCAGACAAGTTCCAGGGCTACCTGGTGCGTCATGTGGCCACCAACCGAGCGTCCACCCagctggagagcctggagaCGTGGGTGACTCCCAGAGACCACTTCACCCTGGCCAGCCCGCCCCACCCCACCAACAGGCTGCAGCATGTCCAg GTGGGGACAGACTGGGATCCGAAGGAGCGTCTCTTCAGGAACTGGGGGGGTCTCGTGGGGCCCGAGGACGAGCCGGTGGCCGTGCAGCGCTGGAGCCGGGGCCAGAGCAACCTGACGGCCACGGTGGTGTGGATCGACCCCACCAACGTCATCGCCGCCACCTACGACATCCTGGTGGACGCGTCCGCCGAGGTCACCCACTACCGGCCGCCGCTCACCCTGCCTCTGAGGCCCGGCCTGTGGACGCTGAGGGTGCTGCACCACTGGAACCCGCTGGGCCAGACCAGATTCATCGTGGCTCCACTGGAATTCCATCGACAGCAGCCTCTACAGCAAG AAGACGCCCTGCGGCTGCACGGCGGCCCGGCCAGAAACTCCTACATGGAGCAGAGCTTCCACGGCCTGAACCCGGTGCTGCGGCTGCCGGTGAGCCTGGGCGCCGTGGAGGAGGCCGAGGCCAACGCCGGCCTGACGGGGGCGCCGCTGCGTCGCTGGCTGGACCGACTGCTGGAGGGCCACTGGTCAGCCGCAGACGTGTGCTCCTCGGGGCCCAGCGCCTGTCCCGTCATGCAGCGCTGCAGACTCGCCGCGTGGAGCTCGGCCAGTCCGGACCCCAAGTCTGAACTGAAGCCGCCCAGAGAGGACGGACGGATCAGGTAG